In Rhinatrema bivittatum chromosome 11, aRhiBiv1.1, whole genome shotgun sequence, a single window of DNA contains:
- the LOC115073436 gene encoding pancreatic secretory granule membrane major glycoprotein GP2-like — MLLAILQQLWSSSSLLAINNLSPNMTCLSAVMIISVSKCALEALSYDPSTLHLTNDSAVCTNVYPEIKNSMNVYSMQVLPLNQTCGTEMQVNDVNVTYSNVLYVSSNYNGLVLAPPFNLSFSCTYNRTFLTSLATTLHPVINTENVTIPGMPGTSEATIAAFVDAAYAVPLDSTQVLSVGSTVYIGLISQSVDGDMFALRVVNAFATPTSNSSVPNKVDLIIGGCPANQGVSVQVDMNGLSLEARFNFKIFLFQNEPDVYLYCLVRLCDKTTEACTGCQPGS, encoded by the exons ATGCTCCTGGCCATCCTCCAACAGCTGTGGTCTTCCTCCTCGCTTTTGG CAATCAACAACCTCAGTCCCAACATGACCTGTCTGTCAGCAGTAATGATAATCTCCGTCAGCAAGTGTGCGCTGGAGGCGCTCTCCTATGACCCTTCAACCCTGCATCTGACGAACGACTCTGCagtgtgcacaaatgtgtacccggAGATAAAGAACAGTATGAATGTGTATTCAATGCAGGTGCTGCCCCTCAATCAAACCTGTGGGACTGAGATGCAG gTAAATGATGTGAATGTGACTTACTCGAATGTCCTCTACGTTTCTTCAAATTATAATGGACTTGTGTTAGCTCCTCCATTCAACCTCAGCTTCTCCTGCACCTACAACCGCACCTTTCTGACCAGTCTGGCCACCACCCTGCACCCTGTGATAAA TACAGAGAATGTGACTATTCCAGGGATGCCAGGGACATCAGAAGCCACCATCGCTGCCTTTGTGGATGCTGCGTATGCTGTACCATTGGATTCAACCCAGGTTCTGTCTGTGGGATCAACTGTGTACATTGGTTTGATATCACAGTCTGTTGATGGAGACATGTTCGCTTTAAGAGTTGTTAATGCCTTCGCCACACCCACATCTAATTCCAGTGTCCCCAACAAAGTGGACTTGATCATAGGCGG CTGTCCGGCCAACCAGGGCGTCTCTGTGCAAGTGGACATGAACGGACTCTCCCTCGAAGCCAGGTTTAACTTCAAAATATTTCTCTTTCAAAATGAGCCTGACGTTTATCTGTACTGTCTCGTACGGCTCTGCGACAAAACAACCGAAGCCTGCACTGGG TGTCAGCCTGGCAGCTAG